CTTCAGGCCGCGAGGAGGCTCCATGAGCAAGAAGCCCGAGCTGCGGGGGAGGGCCGCCCGCCTCGCGCGGCTGCTGCCCCAGGGCCCGAGCCAGGCCGCACGGACTCCCTTCGTGCTCCTCGTCGTCCTGCTCCTCGGCGGCGGCCTGATCGCGCTGCTCATCCTGAACTCCTCCCTCAACGAGGGCTCGTTCCAGCTGAGCGAGCTGAAGAAGGAGACCAAGGACCTCACCGAGGAGGAGCAGGAGCTCCAGCGGGAGGTCGACGGCTATGCCGCCCCCGACGCCCTGCAGCGCCGCGCCCAGGAGCTCGGCATGGTCCCCGGCGGCGACCCGGCCTTCCTGAACCCCGACGGCACCGTGCGCGGCGTCCCCGGCACCGCGGCCCGCCCCTCCTCGCTGTCGTACCCCGCGCCCCGCCCGCAGGAGGTCGCGTCCCCCGCCGCCTCCGTCTCCGTCCCGGTCACGCCCCCGGCGTCACCCGCGGCCCCGGACCCGGCCCTCTCGTCCTCCGCCGCACCGCCGCCCGAGCAGCCCGCCCAGACGCCCGCGCAGCCCGCCGAGACGCCTGCTGCCCAGGCCCCCACGACTCCCCGGCCCACGACGACCTCCGGCAGGTGACGCAAGTGTCCGACAGGGAACCCCCGCGGCGCCGGGTGCCAGGACCCGCGAGGCCCGTCAGGCCCGCACGGTCCGGCGCGCCGCGCCGACCGGCACCGGGCGGCCGCCCCGCCGCCCGCCGCCCCGCGGCCAAGGGAAGGACCAAGGCCCGCACCATCCGCCTGGGCAGCCCCCGGCCGCGCCTGCGCATGGTCAGCCTCGGCCTCACGCTGGTGATGCTGGCCTTCGTCGTACGGCTCCTTCAGGTGCAGGCCGTCGACGCGAGCGCGTACGCCGCCAAGGCCGAGAAGAACCGCTACTTCACCCACACCCTCGCCGCCGAGCGCGGGCGCATCACCGACCGCGGCGGCGTCGAGATGGCCGCCAGCGTCGACGCGTACGACATCACGGCGGACCCCACCCTCTTCACGCCGAAGGAGGCCAAGACCAAGGACGCGCCCGAACAGGCGGCCGCGCTCCTGGCCCCCATCCTCGGCAAGGACACCGCCGAGCTCACCAAGAAGCTCAAGACCCCCGACACCCGCTACGTCCTGCTCGCCCGCCGCCAGACCCCGCAGGTGTGGAAGCAGATCAAGGACCTGCGCGGCGCGCTCGCCGAGCGGGCGGGCGCCGACCCGGCCTCCCCGAACGTGCTGGCCGGCGTCCTGGCCGACCCGAGCAGCAAGCGGGTCTACCCGAACGACGAGCTGGGCGCCGGGATACTGGGCTGGGTCAACTCCGACGGCAAGGGCGCGGGCGGCCTGGAGGCGCAGCTCGACAAGCAGCTGGCGGGCGAGGACGGCAAGATCCGCTACGCCCAGTCCGGCGGCCGCCGGGTGCCGACCGCGGGCTCCACGGAGACGCCCGCCGTGCCCGGCTCCGACGTCGAGCTCACCATCGACCGCGACATCCAGTGGGCCGCGCAGAACGCGATCAGCGAGCAGGTCAAGAAGTCCAGGGCCGACCGTGGCTACGTGATAGTGCAGGACACCCGGACCGGCGAGGTCCTGGCCATGGCCAACGCCCCCGGCTTCGACCCGAACGACCTCTCGCAGGCCAACGGCGCGGCCCTCGGCAACGCCGCGCTCCAGGACGCCTTCGAGCCCGGCTCCACCGCCAAGGTCATGTCGATGGCCGCCGTCCTTGAGGAGGAGGCGGCGACGCCCGGTACGCGCGTGACGGTGCCCAACCGGCTGCACCGCGGCGACCGCCTCTTCCAGGACGACATCGACCACCCCACCTGGCACCTGACGCTCAACGGCGTCCTCGCCAAGTCGTCCAACATCGGCACGATCCTCGCCACCGGGGAACTGGGCAAGACGCAGAAGGACGTCAACAAGGTCCTCTACAAGTACCTGCGCGAGTTCGGCCTCGGCAAGGAGTCCGGGCTCGACTTCCCCGGCGAGACGTCCGGCATCCTCGCGCGCCCCGCCAAGTGGTCCACCTCGCAGCAGTTCACGATCCCCTTCGGCCAGGGCTTCTCCCTCAACGCCATGCAGGCCGCCTCCGTCTACTCGACCATCGCCAACGGGGGCGTACGCATCGAACCCACCCTGGTGCGCGGCACGAAGGGCGCGGACGGCCGCTTCACGCCGGCGCCCAAGCCGAAGAAGAACCGGGTCGTCAGTGAGAAGACCGCGAAGACCGTGGCGCAGATGCTGGAGTCCGTCGTCGACGACGAGGAGGGGACCGGCACCAAGGCCCGCATCCCCGGCTACCGCGTCGCGGGCAAGACCGGTACGGCCAACCGGGTCGATCCCGAGACCGGCCGCTACAAGGGCTACACGTCGTCGTTCGCCGGCTTCGCCCCCGCCGACAAGCCGCGCGTGACGGTCTATTGCGCGATCCAGAACGCCACCAAGGGCAGCTACTTCGGCGGCCAGATCTGCGGTCCCATCTACAAGGAGGTCATGGAGTTCGCCCTCAAGACGCTCCAAGTCCCGCCCACCGGAACCGGCCCGGCCCGTCTGCCGGTGACCTTCAAGCCCTGAGACCGACCAGGAACCACCCGTGACAACGATCACCCCCGACCCGGGGAACCGCCCCCCGGCACGCCCCTCACTTCGCTCCGAGAGGGGTACGCCCGGTACGCTCACCGCCGTGCCACACGCTGATCAGTCCCAAACCACCCAGAAGGGCGCTCCCGTGACCTATCCGGGACCGCCGCGGCCGGACCGGGTCTCGCCGACCTCGCTGACCGACCTCGCCGGCCGGCTGGGCGTCGCCGACCCGGGCAGCGCGCAGATCACGGGCATCACGCACGATTCGCGCGCCGTCCGCCCGGGCGACATCTACGCCGCGCTGCCCGGCGCCCGCATGCACGGCGCCGACTTCGTCGCGCAGGCCGCCGACCTCGGCGCCGCCGCGGTGCTCACCGACCCGACGGGTGCCGAGCGCGCGGCCGCCACCGGCCTGCCGGTCCTGGTCGTCGACGACCCGCGCGCCGTCATGGGCGAGCTCGCCGCGACGGTCTACGGCCACCCAGGACGCGACCTCCTGCAGATCGGCATCACCGGCACGTCCGGCAAGACCACGACCGCGTACCTCATCGAGGGCGGTCTCAAGGGCGTGCGCTCGACGGGGCTCATCGGCACGGTCGAGATGCGCATCGGCGACGAGCGCATCAAGTCGGAGCGGACGACCCCCGAAGCCACCGACCTCCAGGCGCTGTTCGCGGTGATGCGCGAACGCGGCGTCGAGGCGGTCGCCATGGAGGTCTCCAGCCACGCGCTGGTGCTCGGCCGGGTGGACGGCTGCGTCTTCGACGTCGCCGTCTTCAACAACCTCAGCCCGGAGCACATGGAGTTCCACTCCGGCATGGAGGACTACTTCCAGGCCAAGGCGCAGCTGTTCACCAAGCTGCGCTCCCGGGTCGGCGTGGTCAACTTCGACGACGAGTACGGGCGCAGGCTCATCACCGAGTCGGAGGTGCCCGTCACCACCTTCTCCGCCGAGGGCCACCCCGACGCCGACTGGCGTGCCGAGGACGTCGAGGTCGGGCCGCTCGACTCGACGTTCGTCGCCGTCGGACCCAAGGGCGAGCGGATCAACGCCAAGTCGCCGCTCGCGGGCCCCTTCAACGTCGCCAACACCCTCGCCGCGATCGTCTCGCTGGCCGTCGCGGGGATCGACCCCCAGCAGGCCGCCGACGGCGTCGCCGCGGTGCCCGGCGTGCCCGGCCGCCTGGAGCGCATCGACGCGGGCCAGCCCTACCTCGCCGTCGTCGACTACGCGCACAAGACGGACGCCGTCGAATCGGTCCTGCGCGCGCTGCGCAAGGTCACCGAGGGCAAGCTGCACATCGTGCTCGGCTGCGGCGGCGACCGCGACAAGACCAAGCGGATGCCGATGGGCGCGGCCGCGGCCCGCCTCGCCGACACCGCCGTACTGACATCGGACAACCCGCGTGGCGAGGACCCCCTCGCGATCCTCGCCACGATGCTCGCCGGCGCCGCCGACGTGCCGGCCCACGAGCGCGGCGACGTCGCCGTCTTCGAGGACCGGGCCGCCGCCATCCGCGCCGCCGTCCGCCGTGCGCAGCCGGGCGACACCGTCCTGGTCGCGGGCAAGGGCCACGAGCAGGGACAGGACATCGCCGGGGTGGTGCGTCCCTTCGACGACCGCCAGGTGCTTCGCGAAGCTATCCAGCAAACCCAGGGATGAAGTTGTGATCGCCCTCTCCCTCGCCGAGATCGCAGACGTCGTCGGCGGGCAGACGTACGACATACCGGATCCGGCCGTCCAGGTCACCGGGCCCGTCGTCCGGGACTCCCGTGAGGTGGAGCCCGGCAGCCTCTTCGTCGCCTTCGTCGGCGAGCGCGTCGACGGCCACGACTACGCGGCCGACGTGGTCGCCGCGGGCGCCGTCGCCGTGCTCGCGTCGCGCCCCGTCGGCGTGCCCGCCGTCGTCGTCGACGACGTGCAGGCGGCCATCGGAGCCCTCGCGCGCCACGTCGTGGAGCGGCTCGGCGCCGTCACGGTGGCGCTGACGGGCTCGGTCGGCAAGACCAGCTCCAAGGACCTCCTCGCGCAGGTGCTCCAGCGCAAGGCGCCCACGGTCTACACCCCCGGCTCGTTCAACAACGAGATCGGCCTCCCGCTGACCGCGCTCAGCGCCACCGACGAGACGCGCTTCCTCATCCTGGAGATGGGAGCGCGCGGAATCGGCCACATCCGGTACCTCACCGGACTCACCCCGCCGAAGATCGGGCTCGTCCTGAACGTCGGCACCGCCCACATCGGCGAGTTCGGCGGCCGCGAGCAGATCGCGGTCGCGAAGGGTGAGCTGGTGGAGTCGCTGCCCGCGGACGGGGCCGCGATCCTCAACGCCGACGACCCGCTCGTCCGCGCCATGGCTTCCCGCACGAAGGCCCGCGTCCTCCTCTTCGGGGAGTCCGACGACGCCGACGTACGGGCGGAAAATGTCCGGCTCACAGAGAACGGACAGCCTGCTTTTACGCTGCACACACCCTCCGGGTGCAGCGACGTGACCTTGCGGCTGTACGGTGAGCACCACGTGTCGAACGCGCTTGCCGCGGCCGCCGTCGCCCATGAGCTGGGCATGTCCGTGGACGAGATCGCCCTCGCGCTCTCCGAGGCGGGCACGCTGTCCCGCTGGCGGATGGAGGTCACCGAGCGCCCCGACGGCGTGACGGTCGTCAACGACGCCTACAACGCGAACCCCGAGTCCATGCGAGCCGCCCTGCGCGCGCTCGTGGCCATGGGCAAAGCCTCACAGGCAAAGGGGGGCCGTACGTGGGCGGTGCTCGGCCACATGGCCGAGCTCGGGGACGAGGGGCTCGCCGAGCACGACGCGGTCGGACGCCTTGCCGTCCGGCTCAACGTGAGCAAGCTCGTGGCAGTCGGGGGCAGGGAAGCGTCCTGGCTCCAACTGGGCGCATACAACGAGGGTTCGTGGGGTGAGGAGTCGGTGCACGTGTCCGACGCACAGGCGGCGATCGACCTGCTGCGCAGCGAGCTGCGCGCGGGAGACGTCGTACTGGTGAAGGCGTCCAGATCGGTCGGTCTCGAGAAGGTCGCCACGGCGCTTCTCGACGACGCCGCGGTGTCTTCTGAGGGGCAGGTCTCCGGCCGATGAGGCAGATCCTCTTCGCGGGTGTGATCGGGCTCTTCCTGACCCTGGTCGGTACCCCGCTGCTGATCAAGCTCCTGGCCCGCAAGGGCTACGGCCAGTTCATCCGGGACGACGGCCCGCGCGAGCACCACAGCAAGCGCGGTACGCCGACCATGGGTGGTATCGCCTTCATCCTGGCCACGCTCATCGCGTACTTCCTCACGAAGGTCATCACCGGCACGGAGACGACGCTCTCCGGGCTGCTGGTGCTCTTCCTGATGGCGGGCATGGGCCTCGTCGGCTTCCTCGACGACTACATCAAGATCGTCAAGCAGCGCTCGCTCGGTCTGCGAGCCAAGGCGAAGATGGCCGGTCAGCTGATCGTCGGCATCGGCTTCGCCGTGCTCGCGCTGAACTGGCCGGACAACCGCAACCAGACCCCGGCCTCCACCAAGCTGTCGTTCGTCACGGACTTCGGCTGGTCGATCGGGCCGGTCCTGTTCGTGGTCTGGGCGCTGTTCATGATCCTCGCGATGTCGAACGGCGTGAACCTCACCGACGGTCTGGACGGCCTCGCCACCGGCGCCTCCGTGATGGTCTTCGGCGCCTACACCTTCATCGGCGTCTGGCAGTACCAGGAGTCCTGCGCCAACGCGGTCACCCTGACCAACCCCCAGGCGTGCTTCGAGGTGAGAGACCCGCTCGACCTCGCGGTGGTCGCCTCCGCGCTCATGGGCGCCTGCTTCGGCTTCCTGTGGTGGAACACCTCGCCCGCCAAGATCTTCATGGGTGACACCGGATCGCTGGCCCTCGGCGGCGCGCTCGCAGGACTCGCGATCTGCTCCCGCACGGAGCTGCTCCTCGCGCTCCTCGGCGGCCTCTTCGTGATGATCACCATGTCGGTCGTCATCCAGGTCGGCTCGTTCAAGCTGACCGGCAAGCGCGTCTTCCGGATGGCGCCGCTCCAGCACCACTTCGAACTCAAGGGGTGGTCCGAGGTCCTTGTGGTGGTCCGCTTCTGGATCATCCAGGGCATGTGCGTGATCGTCGGCCTCGGACTCTTCTACGCGGGATGGGCAGCCGAAAAGTGACCACTGTGTCCGAGTGGCAGGGCAAGAACATCACCGTCGCCGGTCTCGGCGTGAGCGGCATCAGCGCCGCCCGCGCCCTGGCCGGCCTCGGCGCGAGCGTCACCGTCGTGGACGGCGGCTCCTCAGAGGCGCACCGGGAGCGTGCCGCCTCTCTGGAGGACGAGGGCATCTCCGTACGGCTGGGGGACGCGCAGACGCTGCCCGCGGGCACCGACCTCGTGGTCACCTCGCCCGGCTGGAAGCCCACCTCGCCGCTGTTCGCGGCGGCCGCGGAAGCGGGCGTGGACGTCGTCGGCGACGTCGAGATCGCCTGGCGCCTGCGCGGCCCCGACGCGGCACCCTGGCTCGCCATCACGGGCACCAACGGCAAGACCACGACCACGCAGATGCTCGCCTCGATCCTGACGGCGGGCGGCCTGCGCACGGCGGCCGTCGGCAACATCGGCACCCCGATCGTGGACGTGATCCTGGAGGGCGACGACGCGTACGACGTGCTCGCCGTCGAGCTCTCCTCGTACCAGCTGCACTGGGCGCCCTCGGTGCGCGCCCACTCCGCGACGGTCCTCAACCTCGCGCCGGACCACCTGGACTGGCACGGCTCCATGGAGGCGTACAGCGCCGACAAGGGGCGGATCTACGAGGGCAACACGATCGCCTGCGTCTACAACGTCGCCGACAAGGCGACCGAGGACCTGGTCCGTGAGGCCGACGTCGAAGAGGGCTGCCGCGCCATCGGTTTCACGCTGAACGCGCCCGCGCCCTCGCAACTGGGCGTCGTGGACGGCATCCTGGTCGACCGTGCCTTCGTGCCGGACCGCCAGAAGCAGGCCCAGGAGCTCGCCGAGATCTCCGACGTCCAGCCGCCCGCGCCGCACAACATCGCCAACGCGCTGGCCGCGGCGGCCCTCGCCCGCGCCTTCGGCGTGCAGGCGACGGCCGTCCGCGACGGTCTGCGGGCCTTCCGCCCGGACGCCCACCGCATCGAACACGTCGCCGACGTCGAGGGCGTCGCGTACGTCGACGACTCCAAGGCCACCAACACCCACGCCGCCGAGGCGTCGTTGGCGGCGTACGAGTCGATCGTGTGGATCGCGGGCGGCCTCGCCAAGGGCGCCACCTTCGACGAACTCGTCAAGAACGCGGCGAAGCGGCTGCGCGGCGCCGTCCTCATCGGCGCCGACCGCGAGCTGATC
The window above is part of the Streptomyces venezuelae genome. Proteins encoded here:
- a CDS encoding UDP-N-acetylmuramoyl-L-alanyl-D-glutamate--2,6-diaminopimelate ligase, translating into MTTITPDPGNRPPARPSLRSERGTPGTLTAVPHADQSQTTQKGAPVTYPGPPRPDRVSPTSLTDLAGRLGVADPGSAQITGITHDSRAVRPGDIYAALPGARMHGADFVAQAADLGAAAVLTDPTGAERAAATGLPVLVVDDPRAVMGELAATVYGHPGRDLLQIGITGTSGKTTTAYLIEGGLKGVRSTGLIGTVEMRIGDERIKSERTTPEATDLQALFAVMRERGVEAVAMEVSSHALVLGRVDGCVFDVAVFNNLSPEHMEFHSGMEDYFQAKAQLFTKLRSRVGVVNFDDEYGRRLITESEVPVTTFSAEGHPDADWRAEDVEVGPLDSTFVAVGPKGERINAKSPLAGPFNVANTLAAIVSLAVAGIDPQQAADGVAAVPGVPGRLERIDAGQPYLAVVDYAHKTDAVESVLRALRKVTEGKLHIVLGCGGDRDKTKRMPMGAAAARLADTAVLTSDNPRGEDPLAILATMLAGAADVPAHERGDVAVFEDRAAAIRAAVRRAQPGDTVLVAGKGHEQGQDIAGVVRPFDDRQVLREAIQQTQG
- the murD gene encoding UDP-N-acetylmuramoyl-L-alanine--D-glutamate ligase, with product MSEWQGKNITVAGLGVSGISAARALAGLGASVTVVDGGSSEAHRERAASLEDEGISVRLGDAQTLPAGTDLVVTSPGWKPTSPLFAAAAEAGVDVVGDVEIAWRLRGPDAAPWLAITGTNGKTTTTQMLASILTAGGLRTAAVGNIGTPIVDVILEGDDAYDVLAVELSSYQLHWAPSVRAHSATVLNLAPDHLDWHGSMEAYSADKGRIYEGNTIACVYNVADKATEDLVREADVEEGCRAIGFTLNAPAPSQLGVVDGILVDRAFVPDRQKQAQELAEISDVQPPAPHNIANALAAAALARAFGVQATAVRDGLRAFRPDAHRIEHVADVEGVAYVDDSKATNTHAAEASLAAYESIVWIAGGLAKGATFDELVKNAAKRLRGAVLIGADRELIREALARHAPEVPVVDLDWTDTGAMSEAVRRAADLAQPGDTVLMAPACASMDMFTNYNKRGEAFADAVRELGSTSA
- a CDS encoding peptidoglycan D,D-transpeptidase FtsI family protein, producing the protein MSDREPPRRRVPGPARPVRPARSGAPRRPAPGGRPAARRPAAKGRTKARTIRLGSPRPRLRMVSLGLTLVMLAFVVRLLQVQAVDASAYAAKAEKNRYFTHTLAAERGRITDRGGVEMAASVDAYDITADPTLFTPKEAKTKDAPEQAAALLAPILGKDTAELTKKLKTPDTRYVLLARRQTPQVWKQIKDLRGALAERAGADPASPNVLAGVLADPSSKRVYPNDELGAGILGWVNSDGKGAGGLEAQLDKQLAGEDGKIRYAQSGGRRVPTAGSTETPAVPGSDVELTIDRDIQWAAQNAISEQVKKSRADRGYVIVQDTRTGEVLAMANAPGFDPNDLSQANGAALGNAALQDAFEPGSTAKVMSMAAVLEEEAATPGTRVTVPNRLHRGDRLFQDDIDHPTWHLTLNGVLAKSSNIGTILATGELGKTQKDVNKVLYKYLREFGLGKESGLDFPGETSGILARPAKWSTSQQFTIPFGQGFSLNAMQAASVYSTIANGGVRIEPTLVRGTKGADGRFTPAPKPKKNRVVSEKTAKTVAQMLESVVDDEEGTGTKARIPGYRVAGKTGTANRVDPETGRYKGYTSSFAGFAPADKPRVTVYCAIQNATKGSYFGGQICGPIYKEVMEFALKTLQVPPTGTGPARLPVTFKP
- the mraY gene encoding phospho-N-acetylmuramoyl-pentapeptide-transferase, whose translation is MRQILFAGVIGLFLTLVGTPLLIKLLARKGYGQFIRDDGPREHHSKRGTPTMGGIAFILATLIAYFLTKVITGTETTLSGLLVLFLMAGMGLVGFLDDYIKIVKQRSLGLRAKAKMAGQLIVGIGFAVLALNWPDNRNQTPASTKLSFVTDFGWSIGPVLFVVWALFMILAMSNGVNLTDGLDGLATGASVMVFGAYTFIGVWQYQESCANAVTLTNPQACFEVRDPLDLAVVASALMGACFGFLWWNTSPAKIFMGDTGSLALGGALAGLAICSRTELLLALLGGLFVMITMSVVIQVGSFKLTGKRVFRMAPLQHHFELKGWSEVLVVVRFWIIQGMCVIVGLGLFYAGWAAEK
- a CDS encoding septum formation initiator family protein, with the protein product MSKKPELRGRAARLARLLPQGPSQAARTPFVLLVVLLLGGGLIALLILNSSLNEGSFQLSELKKETKDLTEEEQELQREVDGYAAPDALQRRAQELGMVPGGDPAFLNPDGTVRGVPGTAARPSSLSYPAPRPQEVASPAASVSVPVTPPASPAAPDPALSSSAAPPPEQPAQTPAQPAETPAAQAPTTPRPTTTSGR
- a CDS encoding UDP-N-acetylmuramoyl-tripeptide--D-alanyl-D-alanine ligase, encoding MIALSLAEIADVVGGQTYDIPDPAVQVTGPVVRDSREVEPGSLFVAFVGERVDGHDYAADVVAAGAVAVLASRPVGVPAVVVDDVQAAIGALARHVVERLGAVTVALTGSVGKTSSKDLLAQVLQRKAPTVYTPGSFNNEIGLPLTALSATDETRFLILEMGARGIGHIRYLTGLTPPKIGLVLNVGTAHIGEFGGREQIAVAKGELVESLPADGAAILNADDPLVRAMASRTKARVLLFGESDDADVRAENVRLTENGQPAFTLHTPSGCSDVTLRLYGEHHVSNALAAAAVAHELGMSVDEIALALSEAGTLSRWRMEVTERPDGVTVVNDAYNANPESMRAALRALVAMGKASQAKGGRTWAVLGHMAELGDEGLAEHDAVGRLAVRLNVSKLVAVGGREASWLQLGAYNEGSWGEESVHVSDAQAAIDLLRSELRAGDVVLVKASRSVGLEKVATALLDDAAVSSEGQVSGR